GTTCCTGGCCGACCTGGAAAAGACGCTGCGCGCCCGCGAGGCCGCGCCCGATCCCACCCGCTACGACGAGGACGCCGCCGGCCAGTGAGGCCGCGCCGGGCCGATGCGCACGACGCGGGACTTATCCGGATACGGAATAGGTCTATGAAAATTAGTCCCTTGTTGCGATAAGCCACGCGGCCGCATCATGGCGGAAATCGCGGCCGCCACATGCCATCGCGGCCGGAGAAAAACACAGGAGACTTTCATGACCCGATCCCCGGAACGCAGCCGCGCGCGCCAGTTCGCCGCCGCCTGCGCCCTGGCCCTGGCCGCCGCCAGCGGCGCCGCGCAGGCCGACGACGCCTACCCCAGCAAGCCCATCACCATCGTGGTGCCGTTCTCGCCCGGCAGCGCCACCGACACCAGCGCCCGCATCCTGACGGAAAAGCTCGGCCCGCGCCTGGGCGTGCCGATCGTGATCGAGAACAAGCCCGGCGCGTCCGGCACCATCGGCTCGTCCACCGCCGCGCGCGCCGCGCCCGACGGCTATACGCTGATCCTGACCAGCAGCTCGACGCACTCGGCCACGCCGGCCCTGTTCCGCAAGCTGCCCTACGACCCCACCGGTGATTTCATCCACGTCATCCGCATCGCCACCATCCCGATGATGCTGGTGGTGCGCGCCGACTCGCCCTACGACTCGGTGTCCAAGCTGGTGCAGGCCACCCGCGCCAAGCCGCTCAACTACGCCTACGGCTCGCCCACCAGCCAGATCGCCGGGGCCACCTTCAACAGCGTCGCCGGCGCCGCCGCCAACGCCGTGCCCTACAAGAGCCAGCCGCCCGCCGTCACCGACCTGCTGGGCGGCCACGTCGACTACCTGTTCGCCGATCTCTCCGTGGTGACCTCGTTCATGCACAGCGGCAAGCTCAAGGGCATTGCCTTCACCGGCCAGGCGCGCTCGAAGGATTTCCCCGACGTGCCAACGCTGGCCGAGCTGGGCTACAAGAATTTCGACCTGGTGGTGTGGGTGGGCGTGGCCGCGCCCAAGGACACGCCGGCGCCGGTGGTCGAGCGCCTGAACCGCGAGATCACCCGCATCCTGCACGAGCCCGACAGCGTGGCCAAGTTCGAGACGCTGGGCATGCAGGTCGCCCCCAACACGCTGGCCGAGCACCAGGCCTTCGCGCAGTCGCAGCGCCAGATCTGGACCCAGCGCGCGATCGACGCGAAGATCGAGCCGCAATAAACGCCCCGGGCGCGGCCTCAGCCCATCCGGACCGGGGCCGCCGCATCCGCCCGCGGCACCACGGTCAGCCGCAGGCCCATCGCCCTGAGAATCGCCAGCAGGCTGGCCAGCGACGGATTACCCTTGGACGACAGCGTGCGATAAAGCTGCGTCGGATTCAGCCGCGCCTGCTCCGCCACCGCCTGCATGCCACCGAACGCCTGGGTCATCTGGCGCAGCACCACCAGCAATTCCCCCTGGTCGCCATCGGCGAGAATGCTGTTGACTGTCTCCAGCGCGAGGGCGGGGTCGCTGCGATAGACCTCGACCATTGCTTCATCATGGGGCTTGCTTCTCATCATCCGTTCTCCGTTGCCAGTCATGCCAATACTCCACCGCGCGATGGATGTCGGCATCCTGCGTGCGCTTGCTGCCTCCGGCCAGCAACAGCACCAGCCGTTCACCGGACAGCGCGTAATAGACGCGCAGGCCCGGCCCTGAATCGATACGCAATTCCCACACGCCCTCGCGGCAGAAGCGGTGATCGCCGAAATTGCCGGACGCCAGACGCGCCACACGGCGAATGACCGCCACCTTGTCGCGCATGCCGCGCAGGCCGCGTAGCCAAGTGGCATAGGAATCCTTGAGTTTTCCGGGGGTGAGGTAGTGTTCGATTCGGTACATACCATATTCGTCAAAAGACGAAGTCCAGTCAAGTCAGCACAGTCAGTCCGCCAACAAGATAAGACACTCCCTTGGTTCCTGCCGGGCGGTGCGTGACCTTTTCCTCCCCACTCGCGCGTCTTCCTGCAAAGAGAAAACGGGCGCCGAAGCGCCCGTCCGTCCTGCCTGGATCGTGTCTACCCGTCAGAACCGGTACTGCGCCGTCGCCACCACCGTGCGCGGTTCGCCCACGCGGATCTGGGCGGCGCTGGTGGCGGAGGCGTAATAGGTCTTGTCGGTGATGTTGCGCACCGCCAGGCGCCAGTCCCACTGGCCGGTGCGGTAGCCGACCAGCGCGTCCCAGGTGGCGTAGCCGGGCAGCACCGCCGTGTTGGCGTTGTCGGCGTAGCGCTGGCCGACGAAGGTCAGGCCGGTCTCGCCGTACAGGCCCTCGGCCGGCTTGTAGGTCAGGAACACGCTGCCGTTGCGCCGCGCCACGTTGCTGACGCGGTTGCCGGCGAGGCCGTTGTTGTCCTCGACGATGGAGGCGTTTTGCATGCCGATGCCGCCGCGCAGGTACCAGTTGCCCGTCAGGCGGCCGGCGGCGGTCAGCTCGATGCCGCGCGAACGCTGCTTGCCGGTCAGCAGCACGATGGTCGGATCGACCGGGTCGGTGGTGCGGCGGTTGTAGAGTTCCAGCTGGTACAGCGCCAGGGTGGTGCTCAGGTTCCCGTCGAGCCAGTCGCTCTTGACGCCCACTTCGTACTGGCGGGTCTGCTCCGGATCGACGTCATTGGTGTTGCCGCGCGCGTTCGGCGTAATGCCGATGAGGCTGCCGCCGACCGGCGAGAAGGTCTTGCTGTACGACGCGTAGAACGAGTGGTCGCGCACCGGCGTCCACACCACGCCGGCGCGCGGGCTCAGGCCATGGCTGTCGCGGCGGGCCGAGAGGTCCAGCAAGCGGTTGGTGGAATCGACGCTGAAGCGGTCCATGCGCAGGCCCAGCAGCACCTGCCAGGCATCATCCAGCTTGATCTGGTCCTGCACGTAGTAGCCCTGGCTGCGGGTCTTGTGGCGGGCGGAACTGTTGAGCGCCATGGCGCCGTTGTGCTGTTGGGACAGGTCCGGGTCGTACAGGTCCAGCGACGGCACCGGCTGCGCGCCCGGCCCGCGGGCCAGCGTGGTGTAGAGATCGGGCGTACGGTCCTGGTTGGCCACTTCCACGCCGAACAGCACCCGGTGCTCGATGCTGCCCGTGTGGAACAGGCCCTCGGCTTCCAGGTTGTTGCTGATGCTGCGGGTGGTCAGGTCCTGCTGCCAGCGGGTGCGCGTGACCTTGCCGGTGGCGGCGTTGTAGCCCGTCAGGTAGGTGTTGTCGAACTTGCTGTCGAGCGCGAACACGCCCAGCGTGTAGCGCAGCTGCCAGCCCGGCGCCAGGGCGTAGGCCAGGCGCGAGCGGAACGATTGCGCGCGGTCGTCGATGTAGTCGCGGTCGGGGTCGCCATAGACGGTCGAGCGGCCGACGTCGGCGGGCCGTCCGTTGACGCTGGGGATGCCGCGATCCGGCGTGCGGTCATAGCGGCTGTATTCGTATTGCACCAGCCAGTCCAGGTCGGGCGTGATGCGCCAGTTCAGCGACGGCGCCACCAGCTGGCGGGTGCCGCCGATCTTGTGGCGGAAACTGTTGCTGTCTTCCTGGCCGAGGTTCAGGCGCACGCTGACGTTCTCGCCGGGGTCGGCGCTCAGGTCGCCGTAGAAACTGCGCAGGTCCCAGCTGCCGGCCTTGACCTCGAGCGTGGATTCGCGGCCCGGCTGCGGCGCCTTGCTGACGCGGTTGACGATGCCGCCCTGGCTGCCGCGGCCATACAGCACCGCGGCCGGGCCCTTGAGCACCTCGATGCGCTCGATGTTGTGCAGGTCGCGCACATATTGGCTGTCGTCGCGGATGCCGTCCAGGTAGAAGTCATTGCTGGCGTCGAAGCCGCGGATGCGCAGCGAATCGAAGCGCGTGTCGGCGGCGTTGGTGACGTTGGGAATGCCGGCCAGCGCCTCGCCCAGCGTGCTGATGCCGTAGCTCTGCACGTTCTCGACCTTGATCGTGTCGATGGCCTGCGGCACGTAGCGCGCGGGGGTCTGGGTGCGGGTGGCGGTGGTGACGTCGGGGACCCGCGGATCGTCGGCGTTGGCGCCTTCGACGCTGATGGCGGGCAGATGGGCCGGCTCGGCCTGGAGGGGTACGACGGGGGCCATCAGGGCCAGCGCGGCCCCCAGGGTCAGGGTGCGCGGGACAGGGAAAACGGGCATCGCAAGCTATCTGTAAGTTTTATCGAGCCGCGATAATATCGAGAATGAAACTTATTTGTAAATGAGAATCCTATCATTTACATAGGCCTCGCCTGCGCTGTTGCAACGTCACAACGGCGGGCGCGCGCCAGCCCCTCATTCATCGTTCCGGGCGCCCTGCCCCCCGCCATTCGCATGAGTCGATCATGCCGCTCGCGCGCATCGTTAACCTCGCGAATTTGCGACGGTCCTCGTCCGCATCGGCGAGGCGCGCGTCCTCCATGCGGACGACGACACGACACACAACGCAATGTTTTTCAAACAATCACTCCGATATCCGCACTAGGGAGAACTCTGGCCGATCGGACGAGGTTTGCATGAGCGGAACGAGGCGCCAGCTGTATTAGGCTGGCCCCGCAGTACTTCGACTCACCTTGACCGATTGGACGAAAGCAAATGAATCAACTCATTCATCCGGACTGCCATCCCTTTACCGCCGCAGGCAATATGCAGCAAGTCTCCGCGTTCTATGAAGAAGGACGACGTGTCATGTGGATGATGCTGCGCGCCCAGCCGCGCCCCTGCTTCAATCACGAACTGATCGACGAAATCATGACCCTGGCGCGCGCCGCCAAGGACTCCGGCCTGCCCATCGACTTCTGGGTCACGGGCTCGCTGGTGCCGCAGATCTACAACGTCGGCGGCGACCTCAACTTCTTCGCCGAGGCCATCCGCACGGGCCGCCGCGAGGCGCTGCGCGCCTATGCCCGCGCCTGCGTCGATTGCGTGCACGCCGCCACCCGCGGCTTCGATACCGGCGCCGTGTCGCTGGCCATGATCGAAGGCACCGCGCTCGGCGGCGGCTTCGAGGCGGCGCTGGCGCACCACTTCGTGCTGGCGCAGAACAACGCCCGCATGGGCTTCCCCGAAATGGCCTTCAACCTGTTCCCGGGCATGGGCGGCTATTCACTGGTGGCGCGGCGCTCGGGCATGAAGCTGGCCGAGGAGCTGATCAGCAGCGGCGAATCGCACACCGCCGAATGGTTCCAGGCGCGCGGCCTGGTGGACGTGGTGTTCGAGCCGGGCGACGCCTACAAAGCCACCCGCACCTTCATCGACGTGATGCGGCCCAAGCTCAACGGCATGCGCGCCATGCTGCGGGCGCGCCAGCGCGTGCTGCAGCTGACCCGCTCCGAGCTGATGGACATCACCGAGGACTGGGTCGACGCGGCCTTCTCGATCGACCCGAAGGACCGCGCCTACATGGAACGCCTGGTGATGGCGCAGAACCGGCGCGCGCCGGCCGGCCCCGAGGGCATGATGGACGCGACCATGCATTGAGCGCGGCGGACGCCGGCGGTGTCAGGCGATCAGGTGCAGCCGGCGCCGCTGCGCCAGCCAGGTGGTCAGTTCGGCCGCGGGCATGGGCTTGGCGTACAGGTAGCCCTGCTTGGCGTCCACGCCCAGCGTGTCCAGGAAGGCGGTTTCTTCCTGGGTCTCGACGCCCTCGGCGATCACCTTCAGTTCGAGCGTGCGGGCCACCGCGACGATGGCCCGCGCCAGCGCCTGCGACACCGGGTTCTCGTTGACGCCGCGCACGAAGCTGGCGTCCAGCTTGATCGCGTCCAGCGGGATGCGCGCCAGTTGCGACAGCGACGAATAGCCGGTGCCGAAGTCGTCCAGGTGCACGCGCGCGCCCAGCTGGCGGAACTGCTTCATCAGCTCGATCGCGGCGACCTCGTCCTCGATCAGGCAGCTTTCGGTGAGTTCGATGTCGAGCAGGCAGGGATCCAGGCCGGCATCGTTGACCGCGCGCATGAATTCGCTGACCACGCCCTTGTCGTCCAGTTGCCGCGCCGACATGTTGATGGCGACGCGCAGGTCCAGGCCCTCGCGCTTCCAGGCGGCGGCCTGGCGCGCCGCTTCGCGCATCACCCACACGCCCAGCTGCGAGATCAGGCCGGATTCCTCGGCGTACGGAATGAAGACGCTCGGGCAGATCATGCCGCGCTCGGGCGAGCGCCAGCGCAGCAGCGCCTCGACGCCATCGACCTCGCCGCCGCGGCCGGCCAGCTTGGGCTGGTAGTACAGCATCAGGTGGCCTTCGGCCAGCGCCTTGCGCAGGTTGGTGTCGAGCCAGACGTAGTCGGCGTTGCGCCGGTCCATCTCGGGCTGGAACACGCGGTAGGTATGGCGCCCGGCTTCCTTGGCCACGTACATGGCGATGTCGGCGCTGCGCACCACGCTGTCGAGGTCATCGCCGTGCTCGGGGTACATGGCGATGCCGATGGAGCAGCTGGTGTAGACCTCGATCAGTTCCTGGCGGAACGGTTCGCGCAGGCGCTCGATGATGCGCGCGGCGGTGGCCTCCAGGTGGCAGGCCTCGGCGCCTTCCTGCAGCACCAGGAATTCGTCGCCGCCCAGCCGCGCCAGCGTCTGGCCGGGCGACAGGCAGCTGGAGATCGCCACCGCCACCGATTTCAGCAGGCGGTCGCCGAAGCCGTGGCCGTAGTGGTCGTTGATGCGCTTGAAGTTGTCCAGGTCCAGGAACAGCACGCCGCCGCTGGCGCCCTCGCCTTCGGCCAGCGCCGCCTTCAGGCGCGTGGTGATGGCGTGGCGGTTGGGCAGGTTGGTCAGCACGTCGGTGTTGGCCAGCACCCGCAGGCGTTCCTGCGCCTGGCGTTCCTCGGTGATGTCGGTGCCCGAGCAGATCAGGTAGACGCGCTTCTCGCCGCTGCCGCTGGTGACGAACTTGTTGCGGAACAGGAACAGCCGCGGGCCCTTGACCGTGTTGATCAGGCGCTCGACCTCGTACGACTGTCCGCGCTTGTAGAACTCGGCGATGTTGCGGCGCGAGGCCGCGGCCTCTTCGCGCGTCATGAACATCTCGAACACGCTGCGTCCGACGATGTCCTGCTCGCGCTTGCCGGTGTATTCCTCGCTGACCTTGTTGAAGCGCTGCACGCGGCCGTGCTGGTCGACGATGACGATGA
The window above is part of the Achromobacter deleyi genome. Proteins encoded here:
- a CDS encoding type II toxin-antitoxin system RelE/ParE family toxin translates to MYRIEHYLTPGKLKDSYATWLRGLRGMRDKVAVIRRVARLASGNFGDHRFCREGVWELRIDSGPGLRVYYALSGERLVLLLAGGSKRTQDADIHRAVEYWHDWQRRTDDEKQAP
- a CDS encoding crotonase/enoyl-CoA hydratase family protein — its product is MNQLIHPDCHPFTAAGNMQQVSAFYEEGRRVMWMMLRAQPRPCFNHELIDEIMTLARAAKDSGLPIDFWVTGSLVPQIYNVGGDLNFFAEAIRTGRREALRAYARACVDCVHAATRGFDTGAVSLAMIEGTALGGGFEAALAHHFVLAQNNARMGFPEMAFNLFPGMGGYSLVARRSGMKLAEELISSGESHTAEWFQARGLVDVVFEPGDAYKATRTFIDVMRPKLNGMRAMLRARQRVLQLTRSELMDITEDWVDAAFSIDPKDRAYMERLVMAQNRRAPAGPEGMMDATMH
- a CDS encoding DNA-binding protein; protein product: MRSKPHDEAMVEVYRSDPALALETVNSILADGDQGELLVVLRQMTQAFGGMQAVAEQARLNPTQLYRTLSSKGNPSLASLLAILRAMGLRLTVVPRADAAAPVRMG
- a CDS encoding Bug family tripartite tricarboxylate transporter substrate binding protein, with amino-acid sequence MTRSPERSRARQFAAACALALAAASGAAQADDAYPSKPITIVVPFSPGSATDTSARILTEKLGPRLGVPIVIENKPGASGTIGSSTAARAAPDGYTLILTSSSTHSATPALFRKLPYDPTGDFIHVIRIATIPMMLVVRADSPYDSVSKLVQATRAKPLNYAYGSPTSQIAGATFNSVAGAAANAVPYKSQPPAVTDLLGGHVDYLFADLSVVTSFMHSGKLKGIAFTGQARSKDFPDVPTLAELGYKNFDLVVWVGVAAPKDTPAPVVERLNREITRILHEPDSVAKFETLGMQVAPNTLAEHQAFAQSQRQIWTQRAIDAKIEPQ
- a CDS encoding TonB-dependent receptor, yielding MPVFPVPRTLTLGAALALMAPVVPLQAEPAHLPAISVEGANADDPRVPDVTTATRTQTPARYVPQAIDTIKVENVQSYGISTLGEALAGIPNVTNAADTRFDSLRIRGFDASNDFYLDGIRDDSQYVRDLHNIERIEVLKGPAAVLYGRGSQGGIVNRVSKAPQPGRESTLEVKAGSWDLRSFYGDLSADPGENVSVRLNLGQEDSNSFRHKIGGTRQLVAPSLNWRITPDLDWLVQYEYSRYDRTPDRGIPSVNGRPADVGRSTVYGDPDRDYIDDRAQSFRSRLAYALAPGWQLRYTLGVFALDSKFDNTYLTGYNAATGKVTRTRWQQDLTTRSISNNLEAEGLFHTGSIEHRVLFGVEVANQDRTPDLYTTLARGPGAQPVPSLDLYDPDLSQQHNGAMALNSSARHKTRSQGYYVQDQIKLDDAWQVLLGLRMDRFSVDSTNRLLDLSARRDSHGLSPRAGVVWTPVRDHSFYASYSKTFSPVGGSLIGITPNARGNTNDVDPEQTRQYEVGVKSDWLDGNLSTTLALYQLELYNRRTTDPVDPTIVLLTGKQRSRGIELTAAGRLTGNWYLRGGIGMQNASIVEDNNGLAGNRVSNVARRNGSVFLTYKPAEGLYGETGLTFVGQRYADNANTAVLPGYATWDALVGYRTGQWDWRLAVRNITDKTYYASATSAAQIRVGEPRTVVATAQYRF
- the pdeR gene encoding cyclic di-GMP phosphodiesterase — protein: MTETQDEKSILYLHFGTSSPYWRLAADSNAIELAAVKGATNIALALQPDQAQAIRALTGITASLRIDIVLYGDPIQLRLVGRKINPTEWAGTASAHTDTDSVARDLVEGLSFAETVVSEANSVIVIVDQHGRVQRFNKVSEEYTGKREQDIVGRSVFEMFMTREEAAASRRNIAEFYKRGQSYEVERLINTVKGPRLFLFRNKFVTSGSGEKRVYLICSGTDITEERQAQERLRVLANTDVLTNLPNRHAITTRLKAALAEGEGASGGVLFLDLDNFKRINDHYGHGFGDRLLKSVAVAISSCLSPGQTLARLGGDEFLVLQEGAEACHLEATAARIIERLREPFRQELIEVYTSCSIGIAMYPEHGDDLDSVVRSADIAMYVAKEAGRHTYRVFQPEMDRRNADYVWLDTNLRKALAEGHLMLYYQPKLAGRGGEVDGVEALLRWRSPERGMICPSVFIPYAEESGLISQLGVWVMREAARQAAAWKREGLDLRVAINMSARQLDDKGVVSEFMRAVNDAGLDPCLLDIELTESCLIEDEVAAIELMKQFRQLGARVHLDDFGTGYSSLSQLARIPLDAIKLDASFVRGVNENPVSQALARAIVAVARTLELKVIAEGVETQEETAFLDTLGVDAKQGYLYAKPMPAAELTTWLAQRRRLHLIA